Proteins from a single region of Juglans microcarpa x Juglans regia isolate MS1-56 chromosome 5S, Jm3101_v1.0, whole genome shotgun sequence:
- the LOC121267558 gene encoding transcription initiation factor TFIID subunit 11: MLFQVLPTFPYDFPVSERERMKQISKDPFEAAFEEEEDDSAAVAVDAQQQDPDEDEDYDGLGMGTGTGTGIHSSAADPSVSASTSAPASTATTAAVSAAKSNAKNKYDDQEEEEEDNMDVELSKLPPTADPVKMAKMQAILSQFTEQQMSRYESFRRAGFQKSNMKRLLASITGTPKISVPMTIVVSGIAKMFVGELVETARMVMAERKESGPIRPCHIREAYRRLKLEGKVPKRSVPRLFR, translated from the exons ATGCTGTTTCAAGTTCTTCCTACTTTCCCTTATGATTTCCCtgtttcagagagagagagaatgaagcaGATATCGAAAGATCCGTTCGAGGCGGCGTTtgaggaggaagaggatgatTCCGCCGCAGTAGCTGTCGATGCACAACAACAAGACCCCGACGAAGACGAAGACTACGATGGTCTAGGTATGGGTACGGGTACGGGTACGGGTATTCATTCCTCTGCCGCTGACCCTTCCGTTTCTGCTTCCACGTCCGCACCAGCATCGACCGCTACGACAGCAGCAGTCTCTGCCGCTAAATCCAATGCAAAGAACAAATACGACGAtcaggaggaagaggaggaggacaACATGGATGTTGAGCTCTCCAAGTTACCTCCCACTGCCGACCCTGTTAAAATGGCCAAGATGCA GGCTATTTTGTCACAATTCACTGAGCAACAGATGAGTAGGTACGAGTCCTTTAGGAGAGCTGGATTTCAGAAATCTAACATGAAAAGG TTGCTAGCAAGCATCACAGGAACCCCGAAAATTTCTGTGCCAATGACAATTGTAGTGTCTGGGATAGCAAAAATGTTTGTTGGAGAACTTGTCGAAACAG CTAGAATGGTTATGGCAGAGAGGAAAGAATCTGGGCCGATCAGGCCTTGCCATATCAGAGAAGCATATAGAAGATTAAAACTTGAAGGCAAAGTACCAAAGAGATCAGTTCCAAGGCTCTTTCGGTAG
- the LOC121267559 gene encoding microtubule cross-linking factor 1-like, whose protein sequence is MSIRYQRVSSPDGVPLALSNVKRSITNGRILHTTTNTTKPIVNSTSCSTLEGKGFRFRSPSRTTQDLNTTLEAAPTSPQSENHHHDSPPPPAKNHQAQIPTQNPKRDRSPSPGASASPSPGRGAGVGNGDMLLQWGQRKRARVSRTDVRVPTDDSASSSSSSAAIKSQRRLTPALSMPPPPLPLPPASTSNGTTRPRREASSLLSNRNLEDRSGRGGNGSPSRNGVRVLPRSTAGKRSPPPEKHDRKVMLCSGSAKDEKPNGSSDRVGIANHTLLEQESRRSNAAAPLAGGGGGEKVNFEVTEWPRIYISLSRKEKEDDFLAMKGTKLSQRPKKRAKNIDKALQYCFPGMWLSDLTRNRYEVREKKCVKKQKRRGLKGMESFDSESE, encoded by the exons ATGTCGATAAG ATATCAGAGAGTAAGCAGCCCAGATGGTGTTCCACTGGCTCTGAGCAATGTGAAAAGGTCCATCACCAATGGCAGAATTCTCCACACCACGACGAATACTACCAAACCAATCGTGAATAGCACTAGTTGTTCTACTTTGGAAGGCAAAGGCTTCAGATTCAGATCTCCATCTAGGACAACTCAAGACCTTAACACCACCCTCGAGGCTGCACCCACTTCTCCCCAATCCGAGAACCACCACCATGATTCCCCACCACCACCAGCGAAGAACCACCAGGCACAGATCCCGACCCAGAACCCGAAACGCGACAGGAGTCCAAGTCCTGGTGCGAGTGCCAGTCCCAGCCCCGGCCGGGGTGCTGGAGTTGGAAACGGAGACATGCTATTGCAGTGGGGCCAAAGAAAAAGGGCAAGGGTCTCAAGGACCGATGTCCGCGTACCGACCGATGACTCGGCTTCATCTTCATCGTCGTCTGCTGCTATCAAATCCCAGAGGAGACTCACCCCCGCCTTATCGATGCCGCCGCCGCCACTGCCCCTTCCTCCCGCTTCTACTTCTAATGGCACCACCAGACCCAGAAGGGAAGCTTCTTCCCTTCTTTCAAACAG GAATTTAGAAGACCGATCTGGTCGTGGAGGAAATGGGTCACCATCAAGAAACGGTGTCAGGGTGCTGCCTAGATCTACGGCGGGGAAGCGATCTCCTCCTCCTGAAAAACATGATAGAAAGGTGATGCTTTGTTCTGGGTCAGCAAAAGATGAGAAGCCAAATGGATCCTCTGATCGTGTTGGGATTGCTAATCACACACTGTTGGAGCAGGAATCCCGCCGTAGTAACGCTGCTGCTCCATTggcaggaggaggaggaggagaaaagGTGAATTTTGAAGTGACTGAGTGGCCCAGGATTTACATTTCTCTGTCgagaaaggagaaagaagatGATTTCCTTGCAATGAAAGGCACAAAGCTCTCTCAGAGACCCAAGAAAAGAGCCAAGAATATTGATAAAGCTCTACAG TATTGTTTTCCGGGGATGTGGCTGTCGGACTTGACAAGGAATCGATATGAGGTTCGGGAGAAGAAATGTGTGAAGAAG CAAAAGCGAAGGGGTCTGAAAGGAATGGAGAGCTTTGACAGTGAATCCGAGTAG